The following are encoded together in the Conger conger chromosome 11, fConCon1.1, whole genome shotgun sequence genome:
- the LOC133139914 gene encoding arrestin domain-containing protein 3-like → MFRDAFKCFTVDFDAPNGRDVFTCGDVISGRIIFDLSKEVRVTKISMTANGKARVAWTADRRKNRTHYSAKEDYFNTTCDIMEQKVAIGAGKILLRGGTHVYPFRFQLPHGNFPSAFQGVKGRVMYTLVVEIHRPWHFAKEFRTELNFVSHIDANHPQLLAPLSASKSKELYCFCCASGPLSMDVRLERKGYVPGEMIQ, encoded by the exons ATGTTCAGAGATGcgtttaaatgttttacagtaGATTTCGACGCACCAAATGGGAGAGACGTCTTCACATGTGGCGATGTTATTTCGGGGCGAATTATTTTCGACCTATCAAAAGAAGTAAGAGTTACTAAGATCAGTATGACCGCAAACGGAAAGGCGAGGGTTGCGTGGACCGCTGACCGTCGAAAGAATAGAACACATTATTCTGCAAAAGAGGACTATTTTAACACGACATGCGACATCATGGAACAAAAAG TGGCTATTGGTGCTGGCAAGATTCTCCTTCGCGGAGGAACGCATGTCTATCCATTTAGATTCCAGCTACCACACGG AAATTTCCCGTCAGCATTTCAAGGAGTTAAAGGCAGAGTGATGTACACTTTGGTCGTTGAGATACATAGACCATGGCATTTCGCCAAGGAGTTCCGGACGGAATTGAATTTTGTCAGCCACATAGACGCCAACCACCCACAACTGCTG GCACCGCTGTCTGCGTCCAAAAGCAAGGAGCTGTATTGTTTCTGCTGTGCCTCAGGGCCCCTCTCCATGGACGTTCGTCTGGAGAGGAAGGGTTACGTTCCAG GAGAAATGATACAG